The Virgibacillus phasianinus genome includes a window with the following:
- a CDS encoding DUF4362 domain-containing protein, with amino-acid sequence MKGVFLIFLFITLSSTLVACQQVKDSDVVFSNDGEISNLDKLGEFIEKVENGEENKVRIVRYTTEGDPIFHTLDYNGENIKYIYDDSQDEYAGSNKEVKSTTCADLESKENKNKVEYHLTDCSSGFGNHFDFQLPK; translated from the coding sequence ATGAAGGGAGTTTTTTTAATATTTCTATTTATAACACTTTCATCAACGTTAGTTGCGTGCCAACAGGTGAAAGATAGTGATGTAGTGTTCAGTAACGATGGAGAAATAAGTAACTTAGATAAGCTGGGGGAGTTTATCGAAAAGGTTGAGAATGGTGAAGAAAATAAGGTGCGCATTGTAAGATATACAACTGAAGGCGACCCAATATTTCATACGTTAGATTATAACGGTGAAAACATTAAATATATTTATGATGATTCGCAAGATGAATATGCGGGGTCCAATAAAGAGGTAAAAAGTACAACTTGTGCTGATCTTGAAAGCAAAGAAAACAAAAATAAAGTTGAGTACCATTTAACCGACTGTTCTTCTGGTTTTGGTAATCACTTTGATTTTCAATTACCAAAATAA
- a CDS encoding permease, protein MIGISIATKWEYEATLEYFGIKDNERFGYPYGEYFLRTINDAELVFYSTGVRKVNGVGGYQYMISKFNLTKVIVAGTCAGIDYRFSNLDIFVPDKAVQYDCTVKEVEPLIKQSFIVDIDLSKYGNDFYTGTIGTADKAVVMWKDYLELKENQITIADTESGAIAYICRKNDIECIIIKGISDFPTDEENSDKFESNII, encoded by the coding sequence ATGATAGGGATAAGTATAGCAACAAAATGGGAATATGAAGCAACATTGGAGTACTTTGGCATAAAAGATAACGAACGTTTCGGTTATCCCTATGGCGAGTATTTTTTAAGAACAATTAATGATGCTGAACTTGTTTTTTATAGTACTGGTGTAAGAAAAGTAAATGGTGTTGGTGGATATCAGTATATGATTTCTAAGTTTAATTTAACTAAAGTAATCGTTGCTGGAACGTGTGCAGGTATAGATTACAGGTTCAGTAATCTTGATATTTTTGTACCCGATAAAGCCGTTCAATATGATTGCACAGTAAAAGAAGTTGAGCCTCTAATCAAACAATCCTTTATAGTCGATATTGATCTATCAAAATATGGAAATGACTTCTATACTGGAACAATTGGTACCGCTGATAAAGCAGTAGTTATGTGGAAGGACTATTTAGAACTTAAAGAAAACCAAATAACAATAGCCGATACAGAATCGGGGGCAATTGCTTATATCTGTAGGAAAAATGATATTGAGTGCATTATTATAAAAGGAATTTCTGATTTTCCAACGGATGAAGAAAACTCTGATAAATTTGAATCGAACATTATTTGA
- a CDS encoding GNAT family N-acetyltransferase has protein sequence MLTDNVKIEELNEENWYECCELKLSEKQAEYLESNAISIAQSKFEPSLKPFAIYFEDKVVGFLMYNTEKEELDGYWVFRIMVDENFQGKGIGKAATKLMIAEMSKLPDAKKIVVGYHPENQEAHYLYASLGFIDNGDRFGREMAVIKYINE, from the coding sequence ATGCTTACAGATAATGTGAAAATTGAAGAATTGAACGAAGAAAACTGGTATGAATGCTGTGAATTGAAATTATCAGAGAAACAAGCAGAGTATTTAGAGTCAAATGCTATATCAATTGCCCAGTCAAAGTTTGAACCGTCATTAAAACCTTTTGCAATTTACTTTGAAGATAAAGTAGTGGGTTTCCTAATGTATAACACTGAAAAAGAGGAGCTCGATGGTTATTGGGTATTTAGAATAATGGTTGATGAGAATTTCCAAGGCAAAGGTATAGGGAAGGCTGCAACAAAGTTAATGATTGCAGAGATGAGTAAGTTGCCAGATGCGAAAAAAATTGTTGTTGGTTATCATCCGGAAAATCAGGAAGCTCATTACTTATATGCCAGTTTAGGATTTATTGATAATGGTGACCGATTTGGAAGAGAAATGGCTGTTATCAAATATATAAACGAGTGA
- a CDS encoding zeta toxin family protein, whose translation MIIDKIGVDINIDADAIARRLDPENPTAKRVTGGKEVIKSVNQYIKEGKDFSIETTLAGKNALKQIAKAKEYGYEVTMFYIALNNLSKNIERVAMRVKNGGHHIPTEDILRRHETSFKHLYECAPIIDNIVLIDNSKDGGEIILEINDGKTTFKLNQLPHWALPLYQQFQKKPPTKL comes from the coding sequence TTGATTATCGACAAAATTGGTGTTGATATTAACATAGATGCCGATGCTATTGCACGACGATTGGATCCAGAAAATCCGACTGCAAAAAGGGTTACCGGGGGAAAAGAAGTAATTAAATCAGTTAATCAATATATAAAAGAAGGTAAAGATTTTTCAATTGAAACAACCCTTGCTGGAAAGAATGCACTTAAACAAATAGCGAAAGCCAAAGAGTATGGTTATGAAGTAACTATGTTCTACATTGCACTCAATAATCTTAGCAAAAATATTGAAAGGGTTGCAATGAGGGTTAAGAATGGCGGTCATCATATACCAACTGAAGATATTCTCAGAAGGCATGAAACGTCATTTAAACACCTTTATGAATGTGCACCTATTATCGATAACATTGTTCTGATTGATAATAGTAAAGACGGTGGAGAAATTATACTAGAAATAAATGACGGAAAAACAACTTTTAAACTTAATCAGCTCCCCCATTGGGCGTTGCCTTTATATCAGCAATTTCAGAAGAAACCACCAACAAAACTATGA
- a CDS encoding MFS transporter: protein MRIKKFVRSWKYPSILLSSIGISSIGEWVYFIALNLIVLDMMGVLAVSGLYIIRALSTLFTSVWAGSLIDRLNKKHLMVWLNIFQAVFIALLPLLSFLWAIYGIVFFISIASSMYEPTSMTYITKLIPPDQRKRFNSFRSLIDSGAFVTGPAIAGMMFMIGTPNFAIYINAIALFLSALITLFMPNIEKNDFIETKDEKITLKVLKNDWKLVVDFSRKHMYIMAIYLLFSSVMVLATAIDSLEAAFSTEVLSLSERDYGFLVSIAGVGIIVGALVNIIVVKKVATSWLIGLGSLMVSIGYMIYAFSGNFLIAAIGFFILSFSMAFLDTGFYTFYQNNVPVNVMGRVGSVYGFIEAFFIIIGTITFGIMAEMISIQFVVILGSLIMFAVTIILFVFNTQPSKAEFYSEKHQIQTSDTD, encoded by the coding sequence ATGCGTATAAAAAAATTTGTTAGGTCGTGGAAATATCCATCTATTTTATTGTCCAGTATTGGTATTTCTAGTATTGGGGAATGGGTGTATTTTATAGCATTAAATTTAATCGTTCTTGATATGATGGGTGTACTTGCTGTTTCAGGTTTATATATAATAAGAGCTTTATCTACATTATTTACAAGCGTTTGGGCGGGCAGTTTAATTGATCGGTTGAATAAAAAGCATCTTATGGTGTGGCTTAACATATTCCAAGCAGTGTTTATTGCCTTATTGCCTTTACTATCATTTCTTTGGGCAATATACGGCATTGTCTTTTTTATAAGTATAGCTAGTTCCATGTATGAGCCTACATCAATGACTTACATTACGAAGTTAATTCCTCCTGATCAAAGAAAACGATTTAATTCTTTCCGAAGCCTAATTGATTCGGGGGCATTTGTTACTGGACCCGCAATTGCAGGAATGATGTTTATGATTGGTACTCCAAATTTTGCGATATATATTAATGCAATAGCCCTATTTTTATCGGCACTAATCACATTGTTTATGCCCAATATTGAAAAAAATGATTTTATTGAAACAAAAGATGAAAAAATAACCTTGAAAGTATTAAAAAATGATTGGAAATTAGTTGTTGACTTTAGTCGTAAACACATGTACATTATGGCCATTTATTTACTCTTCAGTTCAGTGATGGTTTTGGCAACTGCTATAGATTCACTGGAAGCAGCATTTTCTACAGAAGTGCTTTCATTATCAGAGAGAGATTATGGATTCCTCGTGAGTATTGCTGGTGTTGGGATAATTGTTGGAGCATTAGTAAACATAATAGTTGTTAAAAAAGTAGCTACCTCTTGGCTGATTGGTCTTGGATCCTTAATGGTCTCTATCGGTTATATGATCTATGCTTTTTCAGGTAATTTTTTGATAGCAGCAATTGGATTTTTTATTCTTTCATTTTCGATGGCTTTTCTTGACACTGGATTTTACACATTTTATCAAAATAATGTTCCTGTCAATGTAATGGGAAGGGTTGGTAGTGTGTACGGATTCATTGAAGCTTTTTTTATCATCATTGGGACGATAACTTTTGGAATAATGGCTGAAATGATATCGATTCAATTTGTCGTCATATTAGGTAGCCTAATTATGTTTGCAGTAACGATTATATTATTTGTCTTTAATACGCAGCCCTCGAAAGCAGAGTTTTATTCTGAGAAACATCAAATACAAACTTCCGATACTGATTAG
- a CDS encoding alpha/beta hydrolase family protein — protein MIAYVRNEDILGELYLPDTPLNNKIGIVWLPGLPNRPMAPEMGKSLSDLGFTVLQARYPGNWQSYGDFGPNSSVKGALMGLELLSKGNTLDLNTEKGISWDVDHIIFIGNSYGGGIAVSALGSSSLASGAIAFCPLLEPSQQNADHSLQEDDLSTLYPYLKRCHENVYRNLDDDEWKKYIEGRHSADPSRFLTKIKERPILLIHGTEDKGIRSYHTENFYNKLKESGAKQVDIIIKEGVGHGKDLRTSTWNNWTKWLTDLFS, from the coding sequence ATGATAGCCTATGTAAGAAATGAAGATATACTTGGTGAACTATATCTTCCCGATACACCATTGAATAATAAAATTGGAATAGTATGGTTACCTGGTTTACCTAATAGACCAATGGCACCTGAAATGGGAAAATCTTTATCGGATTTGGGATTTACCGTACTGCAGGCACGCTATCCCGGGAACTGGCAAAGTTATGGGGATTTTGGCCCGAATTCATCTGTGAAGGGTGCGTTAATGGGTCTTGAACTTTTATCAAAAGGTAATACGTTAGACTTAAATACTGAAAAAGGGATTTCTTGGGATGTTGACCATATTATTTTTATTGGAAATAGTTATGGTGGTGGTATAGCTGTTTCAGCATTAGGTTCTTCTAGTTTAGCATCTGGCGCAATAGCATTTTGTCCTTTATTAGAACCAAGCCAACAGAATGCCGATCATTCACTTCAGGAAGATGATCTCTCTACACTCTATCCATATTTAAAAAGATGCCACGAAAACGTATATCGTAACTTAGACGATGATGAGTGGAAAAAGTATATTGAAGGTAGACATTCAGCTGATCCTTCAAGGTTTTTAACAAAAATTAAAGAACGTCCTATACTCCTAATCCACGGTACTGAAGACAAAGGAATTCGTTCGTATCATACGGAAAATTTTTATAATAAACTGAAAGAAAGCGGAGCTAAACAAGTTGATATTATAATCAAAGAAGGTGTTGGTCACGGAAAAGATTTAAGAACATCTACTTGGAATAATTGGACAAAATGGCTGACAGACTTATTCAGCTAA
- a CDS encoding adenosine deaminase family protein, producing MNFLALPKIELHCHLDGSLRIETIIDIAQKEGIPLPSFDRDVLKRELIAPLECESLDEYLQRFSLPNLVMQSKESLRRITFELFEDATRENVNYLEVRFAPLLHTLKGLGVEEVIQSVLEGMREAESRYEIKGNIILSCMRTMSVESAFEVVEKGREFLGKGVVAIDLCASEEEGFCERFIDPIALAKEYGYRVTIHAGETRIGKNVLEAVELLGAERVGHGVFIKDCAEAIRL from the coding sequence ATGAACTTTTTAGCATTGCCAAAAATTGAACTTCATTGTCATTTGGATGGAAGCCTGAGGATTGAAACTATTATCGATATTGCTCAAAAGGAGGGCATTCCGTTACCCTCATTTGATAGGGATGTGTTGAAAAGAGAACTGATTGCTCCGTTAGAATGTGAATCCCTTGATGAGTATTTACAAAGATTTTCTCTTCCGAATTTAGTCATGCAGTCCAAGGAGAGCTTAAGAAGAATTACGTTTGAGCTATTTGAGGATGCAACGAGGGAAAATGTGAACTATTTAGAAGTTAGATTTGCTCCATTACTGCACACATTAAAAGGTCTTGGTGTTGAAGAGGTTATTCAATCTGTTTTAGAGGGAATGAGGGAAGCAGAAAGCCGTTACGAAATAAAGGGAAATATAATCCTGTCTTGCATGAGGACGATGTCTGTAGAAAGCGCTTTTGAGGTGGTTGAAAAGGGGAGAGAGTTCCTTGGAAAAGGTGTGGTGGCAATTGATCTTTGTGCGTCGGAGGAAGAAGGTTTTTGTGAAAGATTCATAGACCCTATCGCATTGGCTAAAGAATATGGCTATAGGGTCACGATTCATGCTGGTGAAACGAGAATTGGAAAAAACGTTCTAGAAGCTGTTGAACTGTTGGGTGCTGAGAGAGTAGGACATGGAGTATTTATTAAAGATTGTGCTGAGGCTATAAGATTGTGA
- a CDS encoding IS110 family transposase: MDPVIGLDIAKGESQVQAFLQRKESYGKSFKFEHHLQGLHTFYQFYQEVEQVSGHPPVVIFESTGHYHEPVLQFLEDHDITYYLINPVVSYEARKTSLRKVKTDKIDAFHLGELYYKEDLEAFQRKTEQYLNLRQLTRQHSALTDSYVEIKLQFQAALEQIFPEYHNVFSNLCGKLSLKTLLHYPTSADIQEVSHHALATEMRQFGARRSDAWFLDKATQLKVAAARNPFRGAICHGQVLSLQMYIQMVFQYQEHLSKLQHEIDTLAQSFGDYDLIRSIPGIGEKIAATIISEIGGMNQFERPKQLVAYAGLDPSVFESGKFKATINRITKRGSSRLRQALYTAVQCGLAKSRNKKIIAFYERKRNEGKPHKVAVIACANKLIHWIHAMLKRQEAFVDQS; this comes from the coding sequence ATGGACCCTGTCATTGGCCTGGATATCGCCAAAGGAGAAAGCCAGGTCCAAGCTTTTTTACAACGGAAAGAATCGTATGGAAAAAGCTTTAAGTTTGAACACCATCTACAAGGGCTTCATACATTTTATCAGTTTTATCAGGAAGTGGAACAGGTTTCCGGACACCCTCCGGTTGTCATCTTTGAATCTACCGGGCACTATCATGAGCCCGTGCTCCAGTTTCTTGAGGACCACGATATAACCTATTATTTAATCAATCCGGTGGTTTCTTATGAGGCCAGAAAAACAAGCCTGCGTAAGGTGAAAACGGATAAAATCGATGCCTTCCATCTTGGGGAGTTGTACTACAAAGAAGATTTGGAGGCTTTCCAAAGAAAAACAGAGCAATACCTGAATCTGCGTCAATTAACCAGACAGCACAGCGCATTAACGGACAGCTATGTAGAGATTAAGTTACAGTTTCAGGCTGCCCTGGAACAGATTTTTCCGGAATACCATAATGTTTTCAGTAATCTTTGTGGAAAGTTGTCGTTGAAAACCTTACTGCATTATCCGACTTCTGCGGATATTCAAGAGGTCTCCCATCATGCGTTGGCCACGGAGATGCGTCAATTCGGTGCAAGACGGTCTGATGCTTGGTTCTTAGACAAAGCAACCCAATTAAAGGTTGCAGCTGCTCGCAATCCCTTTCGAGGAGCAATCTGTCATGGTCAAGTTCTTAGTCTGCAGATGTACATTCAGATGGTTTTCCAATACCAGGAGCACCTATCCAAGCTACAACACGAAATAGATACCCTGGCTCAGAGCTTTGGTGACTACGACTTGATCCGATCAATTCCCGGAATCGGAGAAAAGATTGCGGCAACAATCATCTCTGAAATTGGGGGAATGAATCAGTTTGAACGCCCTAAGCAACTGGTCGCCTATGCAGGGTTAGACCCTTCCGTGTTTGAATCAGGTAAATTCAAAGCCACTATCAATCGCATTACGAAAAGGGGCTCGTCAAGATTACGTCAGGCTCTTTATACAGCTGTACAATGTGGTCTTGCCAAGAGTCGGAATAAGAAAATTATCGCCTTTTATGAGCGTAAAAGGAACGAGGGCAAGCCACACAAAGTCGCTGTGATAGCTTGTGCCAATAAACTAATTCACTGGATCCATGCCATGTTAAAACGACAAGAAGCCTTTGTAGATCAATCGTAA
- a CDS encoding GyrI-like domain-containing protein produces MANYTLEEKDSFTVLGIGTELKSDYTDYVGINKEKADFWQAVNQDGRLDKLKTVATNDYIFVVNEAVNNKMMHYAGVMTEESLPEASRLIQFPKGEYIVVKGEANTDEELSNKLTGIAFGEVLMEVTDVSYVGGPNAAVVMGQQDGLVYGEMWIPVVRN; encoded by the coding sequence GTGGCAAATTATACTTTAGAAGAAAAGGACAGCTTTACTGTTTTAGGTATTGGAACAGAGCTTAAGAGCGATTACACAGACTATGTTGGTATTAATAAGGAAAAGGCGGACTTTTGGCAAGCAGTCAATCAAGATGGAAGGCTTGATAAACTAAAAACTGTCGCAACAAATGACTACATTTTTGTCGTAAACGAGGCAGTAAATAACAAGATGATGCATTACGCTGGTGTTATGACGGAGGAGTCCTTGCCAGAAGCATCTAGACTGATCCAATTTCCTAAAGGAGAATACATCGTTGTTAAAGGGGAAGCGAACACAGATGAAGAGTTGAGTAACAAGCTTACTGGTATTGCCTTTGGTGAAGTTCTGATGGAAGTAACGGATGTATCTTATGTTGGTGGTCCAAATGCAGCGGTTGTAATGGGGCAGCAAGACGGCTTAGTATACGGTGAAATGTGGATCCCTGTAGTTAGAAATTAA
- a CDS encoding S66 peptidase family protein, translated as MIKPFALQEGDRVAVIAPAGPSDRENLKQGIRVFEKMGLEVIIGRHVFDGEEKLAAADQKRLADLHETFFDPTIRGIFCANGGFGTARIAPMIDYAKIQRNPKIFWGYSDITYLLNAIQRHSDLVTFHGPMVATDLNDEIRTAETESSFLPLFTRESLTYDSRKMPLKTLTHGIGEGRLVGGNLDLLTNGLGTPFQVNTKGAILLIEEIGAPSFLINAMLTHLKQAGVFDEIEGVVIGDLQAGPDEYAKIKVVLQDFFAYAPFPVVKGFHIGHCQPNYGVPLGTNAKLTTSPAQLVIDTGVR; from the coding sequence ATGATTAAACCGTTTGCTTTACAAGAAGGAGATCGGGTAGCAGTTATTGCCCCCGCCGGACCATCAGACAGAGAGAACCTAAAGCAGGGTATTCGTGTATTTGAAAAAATGGGGCTTGAGGTCATCATTGGACGACATGTGTTCGATGGGGAGGAAAAGCTTGCCGCAGCCGACCAAAAGAGACTTGCTGACTTGCATGAAACCTTTTTTGATCCTACTATCCGGGGAATCTTTTGCGCCAATGGAGGATTCGGGACAGCAAGAATTGCACCTATGATTGATTATGCAAAGATACAGAGAAATCCTAAGATATTCTGGGGATACAGTGATATTACATATCTGCTTAATGCAATTCAAAGGCACAGTGACTTGGTTACCTTCCACGGGCCGATGGTGGCAACTGACCTGAATGATGAAATAAGAACAGCAGAGACAGAATCTTCATTTTTGCCCCTCTTCACTAGAGAATCCCTGACCTATGATTCTCGTAAAATGCCCCTTAAAACACTAACCCATGGCATAGGAGAAGGGCGTTTGGTGGGAGGGAATTTAGATCTGCTCACCAATGGGTTGGGAACCCCTTTTCAAGTGAATACGAAAGGGGCCATCCTGCTAATTGAGGAAATCGGAGCACCTTCGTTTCTAATTAATGCGATGCTTACCCATCTCAAACAGGCGGGGGTGTTCGATGAGATCGAAGGTGTGGTCATCGGTGACCTTCAAGCGGGACCAGACGAATATGCGAAGATTAAAGTAGTACTGCAAGACTTCTTCGCTTATGCGCCTTTCCCTGTTGTTAAGGGTTTTCACATCGGGCATTGCCAGCCTAATTATGGCGTACCGCTGGGAACAAATGCAAAACTCACAACGTCGCCGGCACAATTGGTGATCGATACAGGCGTGAGGTAA
- the nhaC gene encoding Na+/H+ antiporter NhaC, producing MQQTLSPIKAFSLLFLSIAVVITGIVIIDAPTSIVLIAAGTLVIIFSLVWGIKWDDIEKDILASLHAMFKPILILLAVGMLIGSWLLSGTIPVLIYYGLMILTPAIFLFAAVFICSLMSIMAGTSWGTIGTVGVALMGISVGLGIPPSYTAGAIVVGAMFGDKLSPLSDTTVMASAVTDVPLVEHIKHMLYTTIPGYIISVILYIILGIQFSGQDINKENIDVIMSTLNEAFNLNLILILPPFIVLFLIFKRKPTLPVFGAGILLGCMLAVLFQGSGALEVANALNGGFTDSTGVKVVDEMLQRGGLNSMLETTALLIAAAFFGAPLRTSGVITVILEKIIEVTEQGKTMMMSSLTVHGLLFMITGSYYVTFAVLGPMLKTLYDQYGLHRKNLSRTMEDTGTTLSPLIPWGVTGAFCASTLQTPVSQYALYAPMTYLAIVFAIIYIFTGYGIAKAPQSGKQNAYKERSSKSM from the coding sequence ATGCAACAAACTTTGTCACCCATAAAAGCTTTTAGTTTATTATTCCTATCTATTGCGGTTGTAATAACCGGAATCGTGATTATCGATGCGCCTACCTCAATTGTACTTATTGCGGCGGGGACACTTGTCATTATTTTTTCATTAGTATGGGGGATAAAATGGGATGATATTGAGAAGGATATCCTCGCAAGTCTACATGCCATGTTTAAACCGATTTTAATTTTATTGGCAGTTGGGATGTTAATCGGTTCCTGGCTTTTATCAGGGACAATTCCCGTCCTTATTTATTATGGACTCATGATTTTAACACCGGCAATTTTTCTGTTTGCCGCCGTGTTCATTTGCTCGTTAATGTCAATTATGGCTGGAACTTCATGGGGAACGATTGGAACCGTCGGCGTTGCATTAATGGGAATTTCGGTAGGCCTCGGAATCCCACCATCCTATACGGCAGGAGCAATTGTTGTTGGCGCAATGTTTGGAGATAAACTTTCTCCACTATCCGATACTACCGTTATGGCTTCAGCAGTTACCGATGTTCCATTGGTCGAACATATTAAACATATGTTGTACACAACGATTCCTGGTTACATTATTTCCGTTATTCTTTATATCATTCTCGGTATCCAGTTCAGTGGGCAAGATATAAATAAGGAAAATATCGATGTTATCATGTCTACGCTAAACGAGGCGTTTAATTTGAACTTGATTCTAATACTTCCTCCATTTATTGTTTTGTTTCTGATCTTCAAACGGAAGCCAACCTTACCTGTTTTTGGTGCAGGGATTTTACTTGGGTGCATGTTGGCTGTATTGTTTCAGGGAAGTGGGGCATTAGAGGTTGCAAATGCACTGAATGGTGGATTTACGGATAGTACTGGCGTTAAGGTTGTTGACGAAATGTTGCAGCGCGGTGGATTAAACAGCATGCTTGAAACCACAGCTTTATTAATTGCTGCAGCCTTTTTTGGTGCGCCGCTGCGAACATCTGGTGTCATAACCGTCATCCTTGAAAAAATAATAGAAGTTACCGAACAGGGTAAAACAATGATGATGTCCTCACTGACAGTACACGGTCTATTATTTATGATTACGGGCAGTTACTATGTGACCTTTGCAGTTTTGGGGCCAATGTTGAAGACATTATACGATCAATACGGTTTGCACCGGAAAAACTTATCAAGGACAATGGAGGATACTGGAACGACCCTTTCTCCCCTCATTCCGTGGGGAGTGACTGGAGCCTTTTGCGCCAGCACCTTGCAAACTCCGGTTTCCCAATATGCTCTTTATGCGCCAATGACCTATCTTGCTATCGTGTTTGCTATCATTTATATTTTCACAGGATATGGAATTGCGAAAGCTCCTCAATCAGGAAAACAAAATGCCTATAAAGAAAGAAGTTCAAAAAGTATGTAA
- a CDS encoding sterol carrier protein domain-containing protein: MFGGLDGKTYQKDNWKRLIEDDFFPRNSLPFILDIKEGRIVDIKEDGPADVELRMNIAEFSSLMMGVDNANSYLKWGLMEISDVSYIKVINSLFQTDSKPMITKAF, from the coding sequence ATTTTTGGAGGTCTCGATGGAAAAACATATCAGAAGGATAACTGGAAGCGGTTAATTGAAGATGATTTCTTCCCCAGAAATTCTTTGCCCTTTATTTTGGACATTAAAGAAGGAAGAATTGTAGACATAAAAGAAGATGGCCCAGCTGATGTTGAATTAAGAATGAATATTGCAGAGTTTTCTTCTTTAATGATGGGAGTCGATAATGCTAATTCCTATTTAAAATGGGGGTTGATGGAGATTTCAGATGTAAGTTATATAAAAGTAATAAATTCACTTTTTCAAACTGATAGTAAACCTATGATTACAAAAGCCTTTTAA
- a CDS encoding AraC family transcriptional regulator, producing the protein MEFKVETFPDYRIAYMRRVGPYDPANIVVMEGLKKWAKDRNLLESITLFAVPQDNPETTLPENCRFDACIVLSKDYQMDSSIYEGEIPGGKYLVYEIEHTAKDIQKAYSNIFPSLQQNGYQMDNKPIIEKYVGDMISNPYCEICVPVK; encoded by the coding sequence TTGGAATTTAAAGTCGAAACATTTCCAGATTATCGTATCGCTTATATGCGAAGGGTTGGTCCATATGATCCGGCCAATATCGTAGTAATGGAAGGACTAAAAAAATGGGCTAAGGACAGAAATCTTCTTGAATCGATAACCCTATTCGCAGTTCCACAAGATAATCCTGAAACAACACTGCCAGAAAACTGCAGATTCGATGCGTGTATTGTACTTTCAAAGGATTATCAAATGGATAGTTCAATTTATGAAGGTGAAATTCCTGGTGGAAAATACCTTGTTTACGAAATCGAACATACAGCGAAAGATATACAAAAAGCCTATTCTAATATTTTTCCATCCCTACAACAGAATGGATACCAAATGGATAACAAACCAATTATAGAAAAATACGTCGGTGATATGATTAGCAACCCTTATTGCGAAATATGCGTACCAGTAAAATAA
- a CDS encoding SDR family oxidoreductase, with product MKRVLIAGATGYLGRYVVTSLKDQGFYTKALVRDPDKLNQPGKFLEPSVAEDVDEVAIGDLTKPGTLKHICDDVDYVFSSVGITGKIDGLTFDDVDYQGNVNLLKEAEQGGVDKFMYIHVCIDDDWKEPGPLIKAKKRFVEDLVASSVDHIVIRPTGYFSDLTQFLNMAKKGRAYVIGDGKMRMNPIHGEDLGRYCIQCFSKLNQTIDIGGPEILTYEQIAQLAFDVLCQKEHITHIPTGLLKPVSVGLKWSNKHYYGLYRFFMNVMTHNVIAPVYGKHKIRDYFNEMI from the coding sequence ATGAAGCGGGTATTAATCGCAGGTGCCACAGGTTATCTGGGTAGATATGTTGTAACATCATTAAAGGATCAAGGCTTTTACACCAAGGCTCTGGTGAGAGATCCAGACAAATTGAATCAACCAGGGAAATTCCTAGAACCTTCCGTTGCTGAAGATGTTGATGAAGTAGCCATTGGCGATTTGACAAAGCCAGGTACATTAAAACATATTTGTGATGACGTCGACTACGTTTTTTCATCCGTTGGCATTACAGGTAAAATAGATGGTTTGACATTTGACGATGTTGATTATCAAGGAAATGTTAACTTACTAAAAGAAGCTGAACAGGGCGGCGTTGACAAATTCATGTATATCCATGTCTGTATCGACGATGATTGGAAGGAGCCTGGGCCCTTAATTAAAGCTAAAAAGCGTTTTGTTGAGGACTTAGTAGCGTCAAGCGTTGATCACATTGTCATAAGGCCGACCGGGTATTTTTCCGACTTAACGCAATTCCTTAATATGGCGAAAAAGGGCAGGGCTTACGTGATAGGTGATGGAAAAATGAGAATGAATCCGATTCATGGTGAAGACTTGGGCAGATATTGTATACAATGTTTCTCAAAGTTAAACCAAACGATTGATATTGGCGGACCTGAAATTCTTACTTATGAACAAATCGCTCAACTCGCTTTTGATGTATTGTGTCAAAAGGAACACATCACACATATTCCAACTGGTTTATTAAAACCAGTATCTGTCGGATTGAAATGGTCCAACAAACATTATTATGGGCTATACCGATTCTTCATGAACGTGATGACCCATAATGTGATTGCACCTGTATATGGAAAGCATAAGATCAGGGATTATTTTAATGAGATGATTTAA